From the Arthrobacter sp. PM3 genome, one window contains:
- a CDS encoding TSUP family transporter, whose amino-acid sequence MVSGLESVQLGTVVLIIVAGLAAGWVDAVVGGGGLIQLPAMLLVPGISPVQALATNKMGSIFGTTTSAATYYRRVRPDLRTALPMAAIAMAGSFGGAVLAANLPASVFKPIIVAALVAVALFTAFRPNIGELTRLRHSGHRHYVVACLIGGAIGFYDGLIGPGTGSFLIIALVSAMGYAFLEASAKAKIVNMATNAGALLFFVPHGAVLWGLGLLLGAANMAGGYLGARTAVSQGSRFIRIVFLVVVAALIIKLGSDVWQDNFA is encoded by the coding sequence GTGGTCTCCGGTCTCGAGTCGGTCCAGCTCGGCACTGTCGTCCTGATCATCGTCGCCGGCCTCGCCGCGGGCTGGGTCGACGCGGTAGTGGGTGGCGGCGGACTCATCCAGCTGCCGGCCATGCTCCTGGTGCCAGGCATCAGCCCGGTCCAGGCGCTGGCCACCAACAAGATGGGCTCCATCTTCGGCACCACCACCAGTGCCGCCACGTATTACCGCCGTGTGCGGCCCGATCTGCGCACCGCCCTGCCGATGGCGGCGATCGCGATGGCGGGCAGCTTCGGCGGCGCGGTGCTGGCCGCCAACCTGCCGGCCAGCGTGTTCAAGCCGATCATCGTGGCGGCCCTGGTCGCTGTCGCGCTGTTCACCGCCTTCCGCCCCAACATCGGTGAGCTGACCAGGCTGCGCCACTCGGGGCACCGGCACTACGTGGTGGCGTGCCTGATCGGCGGGGCGATCGGCTTCTACGACGGCCTGATCGGCCCCGGAACCGGCTCGTTCCTGATCATCGCCCTGGTCTCGGCCATGGGGTACGCCTTCCTGGAAGCCAGTGCCAAAGCCAAGATCGTGAACATGGCCACCAACGCCGGCGCCCTGCTGTTCTTCGTGCCGCACGGCGCCGTCCTCTGGGGTCTCGGACTACTGCTGGGCGCGGCGAACATGGCAGGCGGCTACCTCGGCGCACGGACGGCGGTCAGCCAAGGCAGCCGGTTCATCCGTATCGTGTTCCTCGTGGTGGTGGCCGCCCTGATCATCAAGCTCGGCTCCGACGTATGGCAGGACAACTTCGCCTAG
- a CDS encoding pyridoxal-dependent decarboxylase, protein MSAGEERYRDALDAAAGHARQWLESQGTRRIGPSATASGLAADFGGPLPREGMPAADVVDYLAAKAEPGLMAMPSGRFFGWVIGGTLPAALAADWLVSAWDQNAGLRFATPATAAIEEAAGQWILELLGLPEGSGVGFATGATMANFTGLAAARWRLMADAGWDLDGDGLAGAPRIRCFVGQERHDTIDLGLRYLGLGRPAVVPSDRQGRIIPAELDCALDLALSAAGGPVPALVCLQAGNLHSGAFDPFAEAIAVAKAHGAWVHVDGAFGLWAAAVPELSALTAGLRLADSWGTDAHKTLNVPYDCGIAVVRDAAALRSAMGLHTSYLIQAGDGAGDPFETVPELSRRARGVPVWAALKSLGRDGVAHQVRTLVRRAAQLAEQLAALEGVEVLNDVDYTQVSLAFGDDAVTRAVTERIISDGRVWMSGSRWRDRDILRISVSNWSTDDADVRVAVDAVREALAAVLG, encoded by the coding sequence ATGTCAGCAGGCGAGGAACGCTACAGGGATGCCCTGGACGCCGCGGCCGGGCACGCCCGCCAGTGGCTCGAGAGCCAGGGAACACGCCGGATCGGGCCCTCCGCCACGGCATCCGGGCTCGCGGCTGACTTCGGCGGCCCGTTGCCCCGGGAAGGCATGCCGGCCGCGGACGTGGTGGACTACCTCGCGGCCAAGGCCGAACCCGGGCTGATGGCCATGCCGTCAGGCCGCTTTTTCGGCTGGGTGATCGGCGGCACCCTGCCGGCCGCGCTGGCGGCAGACTGGCTCGTCAGCGCCTGGGACCAGAACGCGGGGCTGCGCTTCGCCACCCCCGCGACCGCCGCCATCGAGGAAGCCGCCGGGCAATGGATCCTGGAGCTGCTGGGCCTTCCGGAAGGGTCCGGCGTCGGCTTCGCCACCGGAGCCACCATGGCCAACTTCACCGGACTCGCCGCCGCCCGCTGGCGGCTCATGGCCGACGCCGGCTGGGACCTCGACGGCGACGGGCTGGCCGGCGCCCCCCGGATCCGCTGCTTCGTCGGGCAGGAACGCCACGACACCATCGACCTTGGCCTGCGCTACCTGGGGCTCGGGCGTCCCGCCGTCGTGCCCTCCGACCGCCAGGGACGCATCATCCCGGCCGAGCTGGACTGTGCCCTGGACCTGGCGCTGAGCGCGGCTGGGGGCCCCGTGCCGGCCCTGGTCTGCCTGCAGGCCGGCAACCTGCATTCGGGCGCCTTCGATCCCTTTGCCGAGGCGATCGCCGTCGCGAAAGCTCACGGCGCCTGGGTCCACGTGGACGGGGCGTTCGGCCTCTGGGCGGCTGCCGTGCCGGAACTGTCCGCCCTGACCGCCGGCCTCCGGCTCGCCGACTCCTGGGGGACGGATGCGCACAAGACCCTCAACGTCCCGTACGACTGCGGGATCGCGGTGGTGCGTGACGCCGCGGCACTGCGGTCGGCGATGGGGCTGCACACGAGCTACCTGATCCAGGCCGGGGACGGTGCCGGCGACCCGTTCGAAACCGTTCCGGAACTGTCCCGCCGGGCCCGCGGCGTCCCGGTGTGGGCAGCGCTGAAGTCGCTGGGCCGTGACGGCGTCGCCCACCAGGTCCGCACCCTCGTGCGGCGGGCCGCGCAGTTGGCCGAACAGCTCGCCGCCCTGGAGGGCGTCGAGGTGCTCAACGACGTCGACTACACCCAGGTCTCCCTGGCCTTCGGCGACGACGCCGTGACGCGGGCCGTGACCGAGCGGATCATCAGTGACGGCCGGGTCTGGATGTCCGGCTCGCGCTGGCGGGACCGCGACATCCTGCGGATTTCGGTCAGCAACTGGAGCACGGACGACGCCGACGTCAGAGTCGCCGTCGACGCCGTCCGCGAGGCGCTGGCGGCGGTGCTGGGCTGA
- the fdhF gene encoding formate dehydrogenase subunit alpha, which translates to MKLLVDGQEVDVPAGASLLDAVRAAGVAVPALCHDDRLTTAASCRTCLVDVAGRGPAAACSTPAEDGLHVGVEASRALRRDALQAIVAGLPPRALDVPADRSELARQCADYGVTALSGPVVPPERGVDHSHPYVKLDRDLCIACGRCVRACAEVQGTFALTLVGRGADTVVAPGTGGPWAESDCVSCGACVDTCPTGALSEPGLLNLLPIERRTRTTCGYCGVGCSLEVATRDNEIMTVRPVGGVGGDEGSVNRGHACVKGRFAHGFVGSAERLTTPLIRRNGALAPATWDEAAGYVAGTLAGIRASDPDGFALISSARATNEENYLAQKFARAVMGTNNVDNCARLCHAPSAAGLAATFGLGGGTNPFDDLDRCDAILLVGANPTDAHPVVGSRIFQRVMDGARLVVVDPRRTVLARHADIHLRPRPGTNVAVFNGLAHVLVREGLADTAFLDAHTSGYDELLGLLGDYPPDRVAGISGVPAEDLVRAAMLYGQSLAPAIFYGLGVTEHLHGTDGVRTLSNLALLRGAVGPGGGGGVNPLRGQNNVQGASDMGALPDLLPGYQKVPDPAARVRCSAAWRSEVPQRPGLRIPQMFAAARAGALKALWVIGEDVLATDPDSTSVRAALAACPLVICNDLFLSPTAAAADVVFPVAAWLEKDGTFVNFDRRFQRVRAAVAPPAGARTDFAVLHAVAARMGADLGCATPAEAMAECAAVAPLFGGISHSRLDREGALHWPCASAGSPGTPRLYQDRFATPDGLAHLAARPYLPPGEQCDEAFPYLLITGRRGAHYNSGSMTRRTDNLALLAAESLDVGPGDAAALGLRDGDPVRLGSRHGTAVLRARITDEVEPGQVFAGFHFPGAAVNSLTSAVEDEVTGCPEYKLTAVRLSGG; encoded by the coding sequence GTGAAACTCCTGGTGGACGGCCAAGAAGTTGACGTCCCGGCCGGAGCGTCGCTGCTCGACGCGGTGCGGGCGGCGGGCGTGGCCGTGCCGGCGTTGTGCCACGACGACCGGCTCACGACGGCGGCCTCGTGCCGGACGTGCCTGGTGGACGTCGCCGGCCGGGGGCCGGCCGCCGCCTGCAGCACGCCGGCCGAGGACGGCCTGCACGTCGGAGTAGAGGCCTCCCGGGCGCTCCGGCGGGATGCGTTGCAGGCCATCGTCGCGGGGCTGCCGCCCAGGGCCCTGGATGTCCCTGCCGACCGCAGCGAACTGGCCCGGCAATGCGCGGACTACGGGGTGACGGCCCTATCCGGCCCGGTGGTGCCGCCGGAACGCGGCGTCGACCACTCCCACCCGTACGTCAAGCTGGACCGCGATCTCTGCATTGCCTGCGGGCGGTGCGTCCGGGCTTGCGCCGAGGTCCAGGGCACGTTCGCCCTGACGCTCGTGGGACGGGGTGCGGACACCGTGGTGGCGCCGGGAACAGGCGGCCCGTGGGCGGAGTCCGATTGCGTCTCCTGCGGGGCGTGCGTGGACACGTGCCCCACCGGCGCACTGTCCGAGCCCGGGCTGCTGAACCTGCTCCCGATCGAACGGCGGACCCGGACCACGTGCGGCTATTGCGGCGTCGGCTGCAGCCTGGAGGTCGCCACCCGCGACAACGAAATTATGACCGTCCGGCCCGTCGGTGGGGTCGGTGGGGATGAGGGTTCGGTGAATCGCGGCCATGCGTGTGTCAAAGGACGGTTCGCCCACGGGTTCGTCGGTTCAGCGGAGCGGCTGACCACCCCGCTGATCCGCAGGAACGGCGCGCTGGCCCCGGCGACCTGGGATGAGGCAGCAGGCTACGTGGCCGGCACACTGGCCGGGATCCGGGCCAGCGACCCCGACGGGTTCGCCCTCATTTCCTCGGCCCGGGCCACGAATGAGGAGAACTACCTGGCCCAGAAGTTCGCCAGGGCCGTCATGGGGACCAACAACGTGGACAACTGCGCCCGGCTCTGCCATGCCCCGTCCGCGGCGGGCCTGGCCGCCACGTTCGGCCTGGGCGGTGGGACGAACCCGTTCGATGACCTCGACCGGTGCGACGCGATCCTGCTCGTCGGCGCGAATCCCACGGACGCGCACCCCGTGGTCGGTTCCCGGATCTTCCAGCGGGTCATGGATGGTGCGCGGCTGGTGGTGGTGGATCCCCGGCGTACCGTCCTGGCCCGGCACGCCGACATCCACCTGCGGCCCCGGCCGGGAACCAATGTGGCCGTGTTCAACGGCCTCGCGCACGTCCTGGTCCGCGAGGGCCTTGCGGACACCGCCTTCCTCGATGCCCACACCAGCGGCTACGACGAGCTGCTGGGGTTGCTCGGCGACTACCCGCCGGATCGTGTGGCTGGCATCTCCGGCGTCCCGGCGGAGGATCTGGTGCGCGCGGCCATGCTGTACGGGCAGTCGCTGGCTCCGGCCATCTTCTACGGGCTCGGGGTGACCGAACATTTGCACGGCACGGACGGTGTCCGGACACTGTCCAACCTGGCACTCCTGCGCGGCGCCGTGGGACCCGGTGGCGGCGGCGGGGTGAATCCGCTGCGCGGCCAGAACAACGTCCAGGGTGCCTCGGACATGGGTGCCCTGCCCGATCTGCTGCCCGGCTACCAGAAGGTCCCGGACCCGGCAGCACGGGTCCGGTGCTCCGCCGCGTGGCGGTCCGAGGTGCCGCAGCGGCCCGGGCTTCGGATCCCGCAGATGTTCGCCGCTGCGCGGGCCGGGGCACTGAAGGCCCTGTGGGTCATCGGGGAGGACGTGCTCGCCACGGATCCTGACAGCACCTCGGTCCGGGCGGCCCTGGCGGCCTGCCCGCTGGTAATCTGCAACGACCTCTTCCTCTCCCCCACGGCCGCCGCCGCCGACGTCGTCTTCCCCGTCGCCGCCTGGCTGGAGAAGGACGGCACGTTCGTCAATTTCGACAGGCGCTTCCAGCGGGTCCGGGCGGCCGTGGCACCCCCGGCCGGCGCCCGGACGGACTTCGCGGTGCTGCACGCCGTCGCGGCCCGCATGGGGGCGGACCTCGGCTGCGCCACGCCGGCGGAGGCCATGGCGGAATGCGCCGCCGTGGCGCCCCTGTTCGGCGGCATTTCGCACTCCCGCCTGGACCGGGAGGGGGCGCTGCATTGGCCGTGCGCGTCCGCCGGGTCCCCGGGAACGCCCAGGCTCTATCAGGACCGCTTTGCCACGCCGGACGGCCTGGCGCACCTGGCTGCCCGGCCGTACCTGCCGCCGGGCGAGCAATGCGACGAGGCGTTCCCTTACCTGCTCATCACCGGGCGCCGGGGCGCGCACTACAACTCCGGCAGTATGACCCGCCGCACGGACAACCTGGCCCTGCTTGCCGCGGAGAGCCTCGACGTCGGCCCCGGGGACGCCGCGGCGCTTGGACTGCGCGACGGCGATCCGGTCCGGCTGGGCAGCCGGCACGGGACGGCGGTTTTGCGGGCCAGGATCACGGACGAGGTGGAACCGGGCCAGGTGTTCGCGGGCTTCCACTTCCCGGGCGCCGCGGTTAACAGCCTCACCTCTGCCGTGGAGGACGAGGTCACGGGGTGCCCCGAATACAAGCTGACCGCCGTCCGGCTGTCCGGCGGCTGA
- a CDS encoding NAD(P)H-dependent oxidoreductase subunit E translates to MLEPRAGRPGAEPDGRRERNTDDPFLRYADRFDRPIENAFRMLRSSRTAPAEIAHMLGLPAAAVQGPASFFADFSAARGARHVRVCTAAACFAASGGTHVAEVEAALGVEAGRRSDDGSVSLQAVRCLGYCFAGPAALDSEDAFAGAGLADQLRGSSPPAAPPIPVFTDSPVPVLTAGLLGASPPWSVWPGVAASGTPQDVLGQVEAAQLRGRGGAGFRAAAKWRAALAHPAPRVVVANGDEGDPGSYADRLLMEQDPHRVLEGLALACFAVGAATGVVFIRSEYPRAAARLRDALREARTAGHLGPDAAGSGFDLEVHVVEGAGSYVSGEETALLNGLEGLRGVVRPRPPFPTERGLHGRPTVVSNVETLSAVPWIVEHGGPAYSALGTAEESGTVLACLSERFLRPGAYEVEIGTPLRRIVEDLGGGLRGGATLRSLQIGGPLGGFLGPGDLDVPLSDAALAGHGAALGHAGIVAFDDRLSGGQILQNLWDFAAEESCGQCSPCRVGAWRGRALSELPDSPGTGSERGEVLRTMAAGSLCAFGRRVPAAVRSLVRVYGLSGWPS, encoded by the coding sequence ATGCTGGAACCCCGTGCCGGGCGCCCGGGCGCTGAACCCGATGGCCGGCGGGAGCGGAACACTGACGATCCGTTCCTGCGATATGCCGACCGCTTCGACCGGCCAATCGAAAACGCCTTCAGGATGCTCCGTTCCTCCCGCACTGCGCCCGCCGAGATTGCCCACATGCTCGGTCTGCCCGCGGCTGCAGTCCAAGGACCGGCGTCGTTCTTCGCCGACTTCTCCGCCGCCCGCGGTGCCCGGCATGTCCGGGTCTGTACCGCCGCCGCCTGCTTCGCTGCGAGCGGTGGCACGCACGTCGCCGAGGTGGAGGCGGCGCTCGGGGTTGAAGCGGGACGCCGGAGTGATGACGGTTCCGTTTCGCTTCAGGCGGTGCGCTGCCTTGGCTATTGTTTTGCCGGTCCTGCCGCCCTCGACAGTGAGGACGCGTTCGCCGGGGCCGGCCTGGCGGACCAATTGCGGGGATCGTCCCCGCCGGCGGCGCCCCCAATTCCGGTGTTCACCGACAGCCCGGTCCCGGTGCTGACCGCCGGGCTGCTCGGGGCATCGCCGCCGTGGTCGGTCTGGCCCGGCGTCGCCGCCTCAGGCACACCCCAAGACGTCCTGGGGCAGGTCGAGGCCGCACAGTTGCGGGGACGGGGCGGGGCGGGGTTCCGTGCCGCCGCCAAATGGCGTGCCGCGCTCGCGCACCCTGCTCCCCGGGTGGTGGTGGCCAACGGCGATGAGGGCGACCCCGGCTCCTATGCGGACCGCCTCCTCATGGAACAGGACCCGCACCGCGTGCTCGAGGGACTCGCCCTGGCCTGCTTCGCCGTCGGTGCCGCCACCGGCGTCGTGTTTATCCGTTCGGAGTACCCGCGCGCCGCCGCCCGGCTGCGGGACGCGCTGCGGGAGGCACGCACGGCCGGGCATCTCGGCCCCGACGCGGCAGGCAGCGGCTTCGACCTGGAGGTTCACGTGGTGGAGGGCGCAGGTTCCTACGTCTCCGGTGAGGAAACCGCCCTGCTGAACGGGCTCGAAGGGCTCCGGGGCGTGGTGCGGCCCCGGCCGCCGTTCCCCACCGAGCGCGGACTCCACGGCCGGCCGACGGTGGTCAGCAACGTGGAAACGCTCAGCGCGGTCCCGTGGATCGTGGAGCACGGCGGCCCGGCGTATTCCGCGCTGGGCACGGCCGAGGAATCCGGCACCGTGCTCGCCTGCCTGTCTGAACGGTTCCTCCGGCCCGGAGCCTACGAGGTGGAAATCGGCACGCCGCTCCGGCGGATCGTCGAGGACCTCGGGGGCGGTCTTCGCGGCGGTGCAACGCTGCGCTCCCTTCAAATCGGCGGCCCCCTGGGCGGATTCCTTGGCCCTGGGGACCTCGACGTGCCGTTGAGCGATGCCGCCCTGGCCGGCCACGGGGCGGCCCTGGGCCACGCCGGGATCGTCGCCTTCGACGACAGGCTCTCAGGCGGGCAAATCTTGCAGAACCTGTGGGATTTTGCCGCTGAGGAGAGCTGCGGGCAGTGTTCGCCCTGCCGGGTGGGGGCGTGGCGCGGACGGGCCCTGTCGGAGCTTCCGGACAGCCCGGGCACTGGCTCGGAACGCGGCGAGGTACTGCGCACCATGGCGGCGGGCAGCCTGTGCGCGTTCGGCCGCCGGGTGCCCGCCGCGGTGCGAAGCCTGGTCCGCGTTTACGGCCTTTCGGGGTGGCCGTCGTGA
- a CDS encoding aminoglycoside phosphotransferase family protein — protein MSTTPDIPVPPDLSRRYSRTQAGRDWLAALPGLIGKLLEEWELVPDLAPGALPWNGHGGIVIPVQGRAGGAAVLKVAFPHEEATRERHALSLWGGRGAVRLLAADGGSCALLLDRLEAGRSLHDVPLETAVRVWGGLVRQLSLVPDDRPEWQDIDHVAARAEQWSDELPETWEHLARPFPRWLLEAALEVCQTRGAVGRRSGKDVLVHADLHYLNILARRGTQEPGRGADGPADPESYAAIDPQPMIGEAEFSVAPVLWNRLRELPVKDPGAALLARCREFSAAAGLDAEAARQWSLAREVENALWYASRPHHDGDLARSLWVASTLAGRTLPDLPAPQELPAPGEGPA, from the coding sequence GTGAGCACGACCCCAGACATCCCCGTCCCGCCCGACCTCTCCCGCCGCTACAGCCGCACACAGGCCGGACGTGACTGGCTCGCGGCACTTCCCGGGCTGATCGGGAAGCTGCTCGAGGAATGGGAGCTCGTGCCGGACCTGGCGCCGGGCGCCCTGCCCTGGAACGGTCATGGCGGAATCGTCATCCCCGTCCAAGGGCGTGCCGGCGGCGCCGCGGTCCTCAAAGTGGCCTTCCCGCACGAGGAAGCGACCCGGGAACGCCATGCCCTGTCCTTGTGGGGTGGCCGGGGCGCCGTCCGGCTGCTGGCTGCCGACGGCGGATCCTGTGCCCTGCTCCTGGACCGGCTGGAGGCCGGCCGGTCCCTCCACGACGTCCCGCTCGAAACAGCGGTGCGGGTGTGGGGCGGGCTGGTCCGCCAGCTGAGCCTGGTCCCCGACGATCGGCCGGAATGGCAGGACATTGATCACGTGGCGGCCCGGGCCGAACAGTGGAGTGATGAACTCCCTGAGACGTGGGAGCACCTGGCGCGGCCCTTCCCCCGCTGGTTGTTGGAGGCCGCGCTGGAAGTCTGCCAGACCCGCGGTGCGGTGGGCAGGCGGTCCGGCAAGGATGTCCTGGTCCACGCGGATCTGCACTACCTGAATATCCTGGCCCGTCGCGGCACCCAGGAACCCGGCCGAGGGGCGGATGGGCCCGCCGATCCGGAGTCCTACGCCGCGATTGATCCCCAGCCCATGATCGGTGAGGCGGAGTTTTCCGTGGCCCCGGTGTTGTGGAACAGGCTCCGGGAGCTGCCGGTGAAGGATCCCGGTGCGGCACTGCTTGCCCGCTGCCGGGAGTTCAGTGCGGCCGCCGGCCTCGACGCCGAAGCTGCCCGGCAGTGGAGCCTGGCGCGCGAGGTGGAGAACGCCCTTTGGTACGCCTCGCGGCCTCATCACGACGGCGACCTGGCGCGTTCGCTGTGGGTGGCCAGCACGCTGGCGGGCCGGACCCTGCCGGACCTGCCGGCTCCGCAGGAACTGCCCGCGCCGGGTGAGGGCCCGGCCTAG
- a CDS encoding VIT family protein: protein METTGAATLHENEPHHNDIAHRLNWLRAGVLGANDGIVSVAAIVVGVAGATTETGPILLAGTAGVVGGAISMALGEYVSVSSQKDSQHALIEKERKELAEQPEEELEELAAIYQGKGLSPETARTVAKELTAHDALGAHLSAELHIDETDIVSPWHAAFASALAFLIGAILPMLAILLPPENLRIPLTFVAVLVALAATGAVGAWIGGGSKLKAAVRVVIGGAAALVATFAIGNLLGASGIV, encoded by the coding sequence ATGGAAACCACCGGCGCCGCAACCCTGCATGAGAACGAACCCCACCACAACGACATCGCACACCGGCTCAATTGGCTCCGTGCCGGCGTCCTGGGCGCCAACGACGGCATCGTCTCCGTTGCCGCGATCGTCGTCGGCGTCGCAGGCGCAACGACGGAGACCGGGCCGATCCTGCTTGCAGGCACCGCGGGCGTCGTGGGCGGCGCCATTTCAATGGCCCTCGGTGAGTACGTGTCCGTCAGCAGCCAGAAAGACAGCCAGCACGCCCTGATCGAGAAGGAACGCAAGGAACTGGCGGAGCAGCCGGAAGAGGAACTCGAGGAACTCGCTGCGATCTACCAGGGCAAGGGCCTCAGCCCCGAAACGGCACGCACGGTGGCCAAGGAGCTGACGGCGCACGATGCCCTCGGCGCGCACCTCTCCGCGGAGCTCCACATCGACGAGACCGACATCGTCAGCCCGTGGCATGCCGCGTTCGCTTCAGCCCTCGCCTTCCTCATCGGCGCGATCCTGCCGATGCTGGCAATCCTGTTGCCGCCGGAAAACCTCAGGATCCCGTTGACCTTCGTGGCCGTCCTCGTGGCGCTGGCCGCCACCGGCGCCGTGGGCGCGTGGATCGGCGGGGGTTCGAAGCTGAAGGCGGCCGTCCGTGTGGTGATTGGTGGTGCCGCGGCGCTGGTGGCAACCTTCGCAATCGGCAACCTGCTCGGCGCGAGCGGCATCGTCTAA
- a CDS encoding ferritin-like domain-containing protein, translating to MNDDTREKRWQDRLPRMLPRYALLACLALVVMGLGIALTPSPPPEPAEPPFSEQARADALTQALRLRTAGSRLNAAAGKPAAERTVTLLTTQAQALLLPGESPLMTAPAESTAADSAAPAAGPPSAAPSSAPLPATAAELVTALADSGRRRLADAALADGGMARLLAAVGTGQLLQAADLAAGTGTAAPPMPEIAVPELAGACPSAPDAAGATASAAPLDAALAAVVRAEEQTIYGYQVALPRLDGDAAVSATAGLARHDALLAGAETLTRQHCSNVPPREPGYTLGKSFLASPAAGLGNLEAAALPAYGDLIALGDGPTRQWAIAALLGSGHRAVLWGADPGALPGLASEALASLPPLPPG from the coding sequence GTGAATGACGACACCCGGGAAAAGCGATGGCAGGACCGCCTCCCCCGGATGCTCCCCCGCTACGCCCTCCTGGCCTGCCTCGCCCTCGTCGTCATGGGCCTGGGAATTGCACTGACGCCTTCCCCGCCGCCCGAACCCGCAGAGCCGCCCTTTTCCGAACAGGCGCGTGCCGACGCCCTTACCCAGGCACTCCGGCTGAGGACTGCCGGGAGCCGGCTCAATGCCGCCGCCGGCAAGCCCGCCGCCGAACGGACTGTGACCTTGCTGACAACCCAGGCGCAGGCGCTGCTTCTGCCCGGTGAAAGCCCTCTTATGACCGCGCCCGCGGAGTCCACCGCTGCAGATTCCGCCGCCCCGGCGGCCGGCCCGCCATCTGCGGCCCCCTCGTCCGCGCCGTTGCCGGCGACTGCTGCCGAACTCGTTACGGCACTCGCGGACAGCGGGCGCCGCCGCCTGGCGGACGCGGCCCTGGCCGACGGCGGCATGGCACGGCTGCTGGCCGCCGTCGGCACCGGGCAGCTTCTGCAGGCTGCCGACCTCGCGGCGGGCACCGGCACGGCGGCCCCGCCGATGCCGGAAATCGCCGTCCCGGAACTGGCCGGTGCCTGCCCGTCCGCTCCCGATGCTGCAGGGGCCACGGCGTCCGCCGCCCCCCTGGATGCTGCCCTGGCCGCCGTTGTCCGGGCCGAGGAGCAGACCATCTACGGCTACCAGGTGGCGCTGCCCCGGCTGGACGGGGACGCCGCGGTGTCCGCGACGGCCGGGCTGGCCCGTCACGATGCCCTCCTGGCCGGCGCGGAGACACTGACCCGGCAGCACTGTTCCAATGTCCCGCCGCGCGAGCCGGGCTACACGCTGGGCAAGTCGTTCCTGGCCTCCCCCGCCGCAGGCCTCGGCAACCTCGAAGCGGCCGCGCTGCCGGCGTACGGCGACCTCATTGCGCTGGGCGACGGCCCGACCCGCCAGTGGGCCATCGCGGCCCTGCTCGGCTCCGGGCATCGCGCCGTCCTCTGGGGTGCCGATCCCGGCGCCCTGCCCGGCCTGGCCAGCGAGGCGCTGGCCTCGCTCCCGCCGCTGCCGCCGGGCTAA
- the rimP gene encoding ribosome maturation factor RimP codes for MTNAEATTSTDRTGTGKAEAAPVHNVEAERLHALLEPAVLANRLYLEEVSIHVAGANRVVHVVVDLPQEETGGVGLDVIAEISKTLSDTLDNDPSMDARPYELEVSSPGVGRPLTEERHWHRARGRMVHVNVIQGDNVTGRIQSVDDEGVTLVPEIAVKKGMKPKQGEPVKLPFDRIRSGKVEIEFSRLDEAGLEKEHNGPSEEA; via the coding sequence ATGACCAACGCAGAAGCCACGACTTCAACAGACCGGACCGGGACGGGGAAGGCTGAAGCCGCACCCGTTCACAACGTGGAGGCCGAGCGCCTGCACGCACTCCTGGAACCCGCAGTGCTGGCAAACCGGCTGTACCTGGAGGAAGTATCCATCCATGTCGCCGGCGCCAACCGCGTGGTCCACGTGGTGGTGGACCTGCCGCAGGAGGAAACCGGCGGCGTCGGGCTCGACGTCATCGCGGAGATCTCCAAGACTCTGTCAGACACCCTGGACAACGACCCCAGCATGGACGCGCGCCCTTATGAGCTCGAAGTCTCCTCGCCCGGCGTCGGACGTCCACTGACCGAAGAGCGGCACTGGCACCGCGCCCGCGGACGGATGGTCCACGTCAACGTGATCCAGGGGGACAACGTCACCGGCAGGATCCAGTCCGTAGATGATGAAGGCGTCACCCTCGTCCCCGAGATTGCCGTCAAGAAGGGCATGAAGCCCAAGCAGGGCGAGCCCGTCAAACTTCCTTTCGACAGGATCCGCAGCGGAAAAGTCGAGATAGAGTTCAGCCGCCTCGACGAGGCCGGTCTGGAAAAAGAACACAATGGACCTTCTGAGGAGGCCTAA